The Rhododendron vialii isolate Sample 1 chromosome 8a, ASM3025357v1 genome has a window encoding:
- the LOC131336600 gene encoding uncharacterized protein LOC131336600 encodes MKIERFPQDNEREEIGSSFSHKSKKRNPLWGSLPFSLTQKVNDDLEPFSRCCTETVEGKFTGSGSGNQADRDVYDTQDGSKLVGCSVCDLMRRKQRVRKASLEEEQHYPKPLDHTIRNYGQDERPQEFANSELSPRMEITRARDVRHCYHIDDITTQACGGSTEITTSFRSNPSEFFNSANQNSGISVACCENDSMGDSECIDFKERITSEACVAQPDLCVQMQIFDNDDKLCDNERLKLGDSTGTSSLSSASFQKEILGVDDCEYKNAQDGKTLIPKLSKTPSTNVGVMEPASDSNHFTV; translated from the coding sequence atgaaaattgaGCGTTTTCCGCAAGACAATGAACGGGAAGAAATTGGCTCAAGCTTTAGCCATAAGAGCAAGAAAAGAAACCCATTATGGGGCTCTTTACCCTTTTCCTTGACTCAAAAGGTTAATGATGACCTCGAACCTTTTAGTAGATGCTGCACAGAAACTGTAGAAGGTAAGTTTACAGGTTCTGGATCTGGAAATCAAGCGGACAGAGATGTTTATGACACGCAGGATGGAAGTAAACTAGTTGGATGCTCTGTGTGTGACTTGATGAGGAGAAAACAAAGGGTCAGAAAGGCTTCTTTGGAGGAGGAACAACACTACCCAAAACCCTTAGATCACACGATACGGAATTATGGGCAGGATGAGAGGCCTCAGGAGTTTGCCAACTCTGAACTTTCTCCAAGAATGGAAATAACCAGAGCTCGTGATGTTAGACATTGCTATCACATTGATGACATTACCACTCAAGCATGTGGTGGTTCTACAGAAATTACCACCTCATTTCGTAGTAATCCATCAGAGTTTTTTAATTCTGCAAATCAAAATTCGGGTATTTCTGTAGCCTGTTGTGAGAATGATAGTATGGGAGACTCGGAATGTATTGATTTTAAGGAACGCATAACTTCTGAGGCATGTGTTGCACAACCAGATTTGTGTGTTCAGATGCAGATTTTTGATAATGATGACAAACTATGTGATAATGAGAGGTTGAAGCTAGGAGACAGTACTGGTACAAGTAGTTTGTCTTCTGCTTCTTTCCAAAAGGAAATTTTAGGTGTAGATGATTGTGAATATAAGAATGCCCAGGATGGAAAAACCTTGATACCCAAGCTATCTAAAACGCCATCTACAAACGTTGGGGTCATGGAGCCTGCATCTGACTCAAACCATTTTACAGTTTGA